A single Elaeis guineensis isolate ETL-2024a chromosome 15, EG11, whole genome shotgun sequence DNA region contains:
- the LOC105032339 gene encoding pseudouridine kinase isoform X2 — translation MEAAGRCSLTGKESSARRRLESIARHLLPPEILVRDLYANPLSAEELSSWDAAPVIIGGMVLDIHAKPSAHPIPGTTTPGKVQYVSGGVARNVAECMSKLGNKPFMISVVGHDVAGDLLLKYWKSAGLPTKGILKLEGITTPVVSNIFDSSGELAMAVASVEAVVRCCWIQRFWHNICSAPLLMVDANLNSRSLEVACQIAAGSGIPVWFEPVSVTKSRRIASVVNYITCASPNENELVAMANALSPGIEFSYIQHQASKGKGHSADSLFEMLKPAMCLLLQKGVKLLVVTLGSDGLFLCCREGLSFMKDDLRSRRVGSFGRQLYDLVNESCSSMKHVNFIKSGERSSKFFAFHYPALPASVVSLTGAGDCLVGGILASICNGLDVMQSVAVGTAVAKAAVETQTNVPAKFSPRMVADAAKQILSAAKVFQLE, via the exons ATGGAAGCCGCTGGACGGTGCTCGCTAACCGGAAAGGAGAGCTCCGCCCGGAGACGATTGGAATCCATTGCTCGTCACCTCCTCCCTCCCGAAATCCTTGTCCGAGACCTCTATGCG AATCCACTCAGCGCGGAGGAACTGAGCTCTTGGGATGCAGCTCCTGTGATTATTGGGGGGATGGTGTTGGACATCCATGCCAAGCCTTCTGCTCATCCGATTCCTGGCACCACCACTCCCGGCAAG GTTCAGTATGTAAGTGGAGGAGTAGCAAGGAATGTCGCTGAATGCATGTCTAAGCTTGGAAATAAACCTTTCATGATTAGTGTTGTAGGACATGACGTGGCAG GAGATCTATTATTGAAGTACTGGAAATCTGCAGGACTTCCTACAAAAG GAATACTGAAGTTGGAAGGTATTACAACTCCTGTTGTATCAAATATATTTGACTCAAGCGGAGAGTTGGCTATGGCTGTTGCAAGCGTCGAGGCTGTCGTAAGATGCT GTTGGATACAGCGATTCTGGCATAATATATGCTCTGCACCATTGTTGATGGTTGATGCTAATTTGAACTCCCGATCTCTTGAAGTTGCTTGTCAAA TAGCAGCAGGATCTGGCATCCCTGTGTGGTTTGAGCCTGTCTCAGTGACAAAGTCTAGAAGAATTGCATCTGTTGTAAATTAT ATAACATGTGCTTCCCCTAATGAAAATGAACTTGTTGCTATGGCCAATGCTTTATCACCAGGGATAGAATTTAGTTATATTCAGCATCAAGCTTCAAAAGGGAAAGGGCATTCTGCGGACTCTTTGTTTGAAATGCTAAAACCAGCAATGTGCTTGTTGCTCCAGAAGGGTGTTAAGCTGCTAGTTGTGACACTTGGTTCAGATGGTCTATTCTTGTGTTGTAGAGAAGGGCTAAGCTTCATGAAAGATGATTTGAGGAGCAGAAGGGTTGGCAGTTTTGGAAGACAGCTATATGATCTTGTAAATGAAAGTTGCTCTTCAATGAAACACGTTAATTTTATCAAGTCTGGAGAgagatcatcaaaattttttgctttccatTATCCTGCACTTCCTGCATCAGTGGTGAGCCTTACAGGAGCAGGTGACTGCTTAGTTGGTGGAATTCTTGCATCCATTTGCAATGGTTTGGATGTGATGCAAAGTGTTGCTGTGGGTACAGCTGTTGCAAAAGCTGCAGTGGAGACTCAAACAAATGTTCCTGCTAAATTTTCTCCCAGAATGGTTGCAG ATGCAGCAAAGCAAATTTTGTCAGCTGCCAAAGTATTCCAGCTTGAATAG
- the LOC105032339 gene encoding pseudouridine kinase isoform X3 has product MEAAGRCSLTGKESSARRRLESIARHLLPPEILVRDLYANPLSAEELSSWDAAPVIIGGMVLDIHAKPSAHPIPGTTTPGKVQYVSGGVARNVAECMSKLGNKPFMISVVGHDVAGDLLLKYWKSAGLPTKGILKLEGITTPVVSNIFDSSGELAMAVASVEAVVRCLAAGSGIPVWFEPVSVTKSRRIASVVNYITCASPNENELVAMANALSPGIEFSYIQHQASKGKGHSADSLFEMLKPAMCLLLQKGVKLLVVTLGSDGLFLCCREGLSFMKDDLRSRRVGSFGRQLYDLVNESCSSMKHVNFIKSGERSSKFFAFHYPALPASVVSLTGAGDCLVGGILASICNGLDVMQSVAVGTAVAKAAVETQTNVPAKFSPRMVADAAKQILSAAKVFQLE; this is encoded by the exons ATGGAAGCCGCTGGACGGTGCTCGCTAACCGGAAAGGAGAGCTCCGCCCGGAGACGATTGGAATCCATTGCTCGTCACCTCCTCCCTCCCGAAATCCTTGTCCGAGACCTCTATGCG AATCCACTCAGCGCGGAGGAACTGAGCTCTTGGGATGCAGCTCCTGTGATTATTGGGGGGATGGTGTTGGACATCCATGCCAAGCCTTCTGCTCATCCGATTCCTGGCACCACCACTCCCGGCAAG GTTCAGTATGTAAGTGGAGGAGTAGCAAGGAATGTCGCTGAATGCATGTCTAAGCTTGGAAATAAACCTTTCATGATTAGTGTTGTAGGACATGACGTGGCAG GAGATCTATTATTGAAGTACTGGAAATCTGCAGGACTTCCTACAAAAG GAATACTGAAGTTGGAAGGTATTACAACTCCTGTTGTATCAAATATATTTGACTCAAGCGGAGAGTTGGCTATGGCTGTTGCAAGCGTCGAGGCTGTCGTAAGATGCT TAGCAGCAGGATCTGGCATCCCTGTGTGGTTTGAGCCTGTCTCAGTGACAAAGTCTAGAAGAATTGCATCTGTTGTAAATTAT ATAACATGTGCTTCCCCTAATGAAAATGAACTTGTTGCTATGGCCAATGCTTTATCACCAGGGATAGAATTTAGTTATATTCAGCATCAAGCTTCAAAAGGGAAAGGGCATTCTGCGGACTCTTTGTTTGAAATGCTAAAACCAGCAATGTGCTTGTTGCTCCAGAAGGGTGTTAAGCTGCTAGTTGTGACACTTGGTTCAGATGGTCTATTCTTGTGTTGTAGAGAAGGGCTAAGCTTCATGAAAGATGATTTGAGGAGCAGAAGGGTTGGCAGTTTTGGAAGACAGCTATATGATCTTGTAAATGAAAGTTGCTCTTCAATGAAACACGTTAATTTTATCAAGTCTGGAGAgagatcatcaaaattttttgctttccatTATCCTGCACTTCCTGCATCAGTGGTGAGCCTTACAGGAGCAGGTGACTGCTTAGTTGGTGGAATTCTTGCATCCATTTGCAATGGTTTGGATGTGATGCAAAGTGTTGCTGTGGGTACAGCTGTTGCAAAAGCTGCAGTGGAGACTCAAACAAATGTTCCTGCTAAATTTTCTCCCAGAATGGTTGCAG ATGCAGCAAAGCAAATTTTGTCAGCTGCCAAAGTATTCCAGCTTGAATAG
- the LOC105032339 gene encoding pseudouridine kinase isoform X1 — MEAAGRCSLTGKESSARRRLESIARHLLPPEILVRDLYANPLSAEELSSWDAAPVIIGGMVLDIHAKPSAHPIPGTTTPGKVQYVSGGVARNVAECMSKLGNKPFMISVVGHDVAGDLLLKYWKSAGLPTKGILKLEGITTPVVSNIFDSSGELAMAVASVEAVETFLTPGWIQRFWHNICSAPLLMVDANLNSRSLEVACQIAAGSGIPVWFEPVSVTKSRRIASVVNYITCASPNENELVAMANALSPGIEFSYIQHQASKGKGHSADSLFEMLKPAMCLLLQKGVKLLVVTLGSDGLFLCCREGLSFMKDDLRSRRVGSFGRQLYDLVNESCSSMKHVNFIKSGERSSKFFAFHYPALPASVVSLTGAGDCLVGGILASICNGLDVMQSVAVGTAVAKAAVETQTNVPAKFSPRMVADAAKQILSAAKVFQLE; from the exons ATGGAAGCCGCTGGACGGTGCTCGCTAACCGGAAAGGAGAGCTCCGCCCGGAGACGATTGGAATCCATTGCTCGTCACCTCCTCCCTCCCGAAATCCTTGTCCGAGACCTCTATGCG AATCCACTCAGCGCGGAGGAACTGAGCTCTTGGGATGCAGCTCCTGTGATTATTGGGGGGATGGTGTTGGACATCCATGCCAAGCCTTCTGCTCATCCGATTCCTGGCACCACCACTCCCGGCAAG GTTCAGTATGTAAGTGGAGGAGTAGCAAGGAATGTCGCTGAATGCATGTCTAAGCTTGGAAATAAACCTTTCATGATTAGTGTTGTAGGACATGACGTGGCAG GAGATCTATTATTGAAGTACTGGAAATCTGCAGGACTTCCTACAAAAG GAATACTGAAGTTGGAAGGTATTACAACTCCTGTTGTATCAAATATATTTGACTCAAGCGGAGAGTTGGCTATGGCTGTTGCAAGCGTCGAGGCTGTC GAAACATTTCTGACTCCAGGTTGGATACAGCGATTCTGGCATAATATATGCTCTGCACCATTGTTGATGGTTGATGCTAATTTGAACTCCCGATCTCTTGAAGTTGCTTGTCAAA TAGCAGCAGGATCTGGCATCCCTGTGTGGTTTGAGCCTGTCTCAGTGACAAAGTCTAGAAGAATTGCATCTGTTGTAAATTAT ATAACATGTGCTTCCCCTAATGAAAATGAACTTGTTGCTATGGCCAATGCTTTATCACCAGGGATAGAATTTAGTTATATTCAGCATCAAGCTTCAAAAGGGAAAGGGCATTCTGCGGACTCTTTGTTTGAAATGCTAAAACCAGCAATGTGCTTGTTGCTCCAGAAGGGTGTTAAGCTGCTAGTTGTGACACTTGGTTCAGATGGTCTATTCTTGTGTTGTAGAGAAGGGCTAAGCTTCATGAAAGATGATTTGAGGAGCAGAAGGGTTGGCAGTTTTGGAAGACAGCTATATGATCTTGTAAATGAAAGTTGCTCTTCAATGAAACACGTTAATTTTATCAAGTCTGGAGAgagatcatcaaaattttttgctttccatTATCCTGCACTTCCTGCATCAGTGGTGAGCCTTACAGGAGCAGGTGACTGCTTAGTTGGTGGAATTCTTGCATCCATTTGCAATGGTTTGGATGTGATGCAAAGTGTTGCTGTGGGTACAGCTGTTGCAAAAGCTGCAGTGGAGACTCAAACAAATGTTCCTGCTAAATTTTCTCCCAGAATGGTTGCAG ATGCAGCAAAGCAAATTTTGTCAGCTGCCAAAGTATTCCAGCTTGAATAG